One region of Desmodus rotundus isolate HL8 chromosome 11, HLdesRot8A.1, whole genome shotgun sequence genomic DNA includes:
- the EPHA7 gene encoding ephrin type-A receptor 7 isoform X8: MVFQTRHPSWIILCYIWFFRFAHTGEAQAAKEVLLLDSKAQQTELEWISYPPNGWEEISGLDENYTPIRTYQVCQVMEPNQNNWLRTNWISKGNAQRIFVELKFTLRDCNSLPGVLGTCKETFNLYYYETDYDTGRNIRENLYVKIDTIAADESFTQGDLGERKMKLNTEVREIGPLSKKGFYLAFQDVGACIALVSVKVYYKKCWSIIENLAIFPDTVTGSEFSSLVEVRGTCVSSAEEEAENSPRMHCSAEGEWLVPIGKCICKAGYQQKGDTCERSMCVEIKT; this comes from the exons ATGGTCTTTCAAACTCGGCACCCTTCATGGATTATTTTATGCTACATCTGGTTTTTCCGTTTTGCACACACCGGGGAGGCGCAGGCTGCAAAGGAAG tACTGCTGCTGGATTCTAAAGCACAGCAAACAGAGCTGGAATGGATTTCCTATCCACCAAATGGG TGGGAAGAAATTAGTGGTCTGGATGAGAACTACACCCCCATACGAACATACCAGGTATGCCAGGTCATGGAGCCCAACCAAAACAACTGGCTGCGGACTAACTGGATTTCGAAAGGCAACGCACAAAGGATTTTTGTAGAATTGAAATTCACCCTGAGGGATTGTAACAGTCTTCCTGGAGTACTGGGAACTTGCAAGGAAACCTTTAATTTGTACTATTATGAAACAGACTACGACACTGGCAGGAATATAAGAGAAAACCTCTATGTAAAAATAGACACCATTGCTGCAGATGAAAGTTTTACTCAAGGTGACCTTGGTGAAAGAAAGATGAAGCTTAACACTGAGGTGAGAGAGATTGGACCTTTGTCCAAAAAGGGATTCTATCTTGCCTTTCAGGATGTAGGGGCTTGCATAGCTTTGGTTTCTGTCAAAGTGTACTACAAGAAGTGCTGGTCCATTATTGAGAACTTAGCTATCTTTCCAGATACAGTGACTGGTTCAGAATTTTCCTCTTTAGTCGAGGTTCGAGGGACATGTGTCAGCAGTGCAGAGGAAGAGGCGGAAAACTCCCCCAGGATGCACTGCAGTGCAGAAGGAGAATGGTTAGTGCCCATTGGAAAATGTATCTGCAAAGCAGGCTACCAGCAAAAAGGGGACACTTGTGAAC GCTCCATGTGTGTGGAAATCAAAACCTGA
- the EPHA7 gene encoding ephrin type-A receptor 7 isoform X9 — MVFQTRHPSWIILCYIWFFRFAHTGEAQAAKEVLLLDSKAQQTELEWISYPPNGWEEISGLDENYTPIRTYQVCQVMEPNQNNWLRTNWISKGNAQRIFVELKFTLRDCNSLPGVLGTCKETFNLYYYETDYDTGRNIRENLYVKIDTIAADESFTQGDLGERKMKLNTEVREIGPLSKKGFYLAFQDVGACIALVSVKVYYKKCWSIIENLAIFPDTVTGSEFSSLVEVRGTCVSSAEEEAENSPRMHCSAEGEWLVPIGKCICKAGYQQKGDTCEQ, encoded by the exons ATGGTCTTTCAAACTCGGCACCCTTCATGGATTATTTTATGCTACATCTGGTTTTTCCGTTTTGCACACACCGGGGAGGCGCAGGCTGCAAAGGAAG tACTGCTGCTGGATTCTAAAGCACAGCAAACAGAGCTGGAATGGATTTCCTATCCACCAAATGGG TGGGAAGAAATTAGTGGTCTGGATGAGAACTACACCCCCATACGAACATACCAGGTATGCCAGGTCATGGAGCCCAACCAAAACAACTGGCTGCGGACTAACTGGATTTCGAAAGGCAACGCACAAAGGATTTTTGTAGAATTGAAATTCACCCTGAGGGATTGTAACAGTCTTCCTGGAGTACTGGGAACTTGCAAGGAAACCTTTAATTTGTACTATTATGAAACAGACTACGACACTGGCAGGAATATAAGAGAAAACCTCTATGTAAAAATAGACACCATTGCTGCAGATGAAAGTTTTACTCAAGGTGACCTTGGTGAAAGAAAGATGAAGCTTAACACTGAGGTGAGAGAGATTGGACCTTTGTCCAAAAAGGGATTCTATCTTGCCTTTCAGGATGTAGGGGCTTGCATAGCTTTGGTTTCTGTCAAAGTGTACTACAAGAAGTGCTGGTCCATTATTGAGAACTTAGCTATCTTTCCAGATACAGTGACTGGTTCAGAATTTTCCTCTTTAGTCGAGGTTCGAGGGACATGTGTCAGCAGTGCAGAGGAAGAGGCGGAAAACTCCCCCAGGATGCACTGCAGTGCAGAAGGAGAATGGTTAGTGCCCATTGGAAAATGTATCTGCAAAGCAGGCTACCAGCAAAAAGGGGACACTTGTGAAC AGTAA
- the EPHA7 gene encoding ephrin type-A receptor 7 isoform X7, with protein MVFQTRHPSWIILCYIWFFRFAHTGEAQAAKEVLLLDSKAQQTELEWISYPPNGWEEISGLDENYTPIRTYQVCQVMEPNQNNWLRTNWISKGNAQRIFVELKFTLRDCNSLPGVLGTCKETFNLYYYETDYDTGRNIRENLYVKIDTIAADESFTQGDLGERKMKLNTEVREIGPLSKKGFYLAFQDVGACIALVSVKVYYKKCWSIIENLAIFPDTVTGSEFSSLVEVRGTCVSSAEEEAENSPRMHCSAEGEWLVPIGKCICKAGYQQKGDTCEQREEGGKTERETSVWERNTHRWPP; from the exons ATGGTCTTTCAAACTCGGCACCCTTCATGGATTATTTTATGCTACATCTGGTTTTTCCGTTTTGCACACACCGGGGAGGCGCAGGCTGCAAAGGAAG tACTGCTGCTGGATTCTAAAGCACAGCAAACAGAGCTGGAATGGATTTCCTATCCACCAAATGGG TGGGAAGAAATTAGTGGTCTGGATGAGAACTACACCCCCATACGAACATACCAGGTATGCCAGGTCATGGAGCCCAACCAAAACAACTGGCTGCGGACTAACTGGATTTCGAAAGGCAACGCACAAAGGATTTTTGTAGAATTGAAATTCACCCTGAGGGATTGTAACAGTCTTCCTGGAGTACTGGGAACTTGCAAGGAAACCTTTAATTTGTACTATTATGAAACAGACTACGACACTGGCAGGAATATAAGAGAAAACCTCTATGTAAAAATAGACACCATTGCTGCAGATGAAAGTTTTACTCAAGGTGACCTTGGTGAAAGAAAGATGAAGCTTAACACTGAGGTGAGAGAGATTGGACCTTTGTCCAAAAAGGGATTCTATCTTGCCTTTCAGGATGTAGGGGCTTGCATAGCTTTGGTTTCTGTCAAAGTGTACTACAAGAAGTGCTGGTCCATTATTGAGAACTTAGCTATCTTTCCAGATACAGTGACTGGTTCAGAATTTTCCTCTTTAGTCGAGGTTCGAGGGACATGTGTCAGCAGTGCAGAGGAAGAGGCGGAAAACTCCCCCAGGATGCACTGCAGTGCAGAAGGAGAATGGTTAGTGCCCATTGGAAAATGTATCTGCAAAGCAGGCTACCAGCAAAAAGGGGACACTTGTGAAC